The following are encoded in a window of Gossypium raimondii isolate GPD5lz chromosome 13, ASM2569854v1, whole genome shotgun sequence genomic DNA:
- the LOC128036111 gene encoding uncharacterized protein LOC128036111, whose translation MEFVSGLPLIPIKNDSVWVIVDRLTKSAHFIPVRMNYYLQKLAKLYISEIVRLHEVPISIISDRDPHFTSRFWKKLYEALGLRLDFSTAFHLQIDANVRLIWDRLKATSNRQKPYTDLKMKDIEYFVGDFVFLKLELPLELDRIHNVFHVSMLRRYQSDSSHVVSVEEIEVRPDLIFEEEPVQILDRDVKILMRKPIPLVKVLWWNHGIEEATWEPEDSMR comes from the exons ATGGAATTCGTCAGCGGGTTGCCTTTGATACCCATTAAGAATGATTCtgtttgggtcatcgtggatcgattgaccaagtctgcccATTTTATTCCAGTTCGGATGAACTACTATCTACAAAAGTTAGCGAAGCTCTACATTTctgagattgtaagactgcaCGAGGTTCCGATTTCAATAatctctgatagggatcctcacTTCACTTCTCGGTTCTGGAAGAAACTATATGAGGCTCTGGGTTTGAGattagacttcagtactgcgtttCATCTTCAGATCGATG CTAATGTTAGACTAATTTGGGATCGTCTGAAGGCGACTTCTAATAGACAGAAGCCTTACACGGATTTAAAAATGAAGGATATCGAGTACTTTGTGGGTGATTTCGTATTCCTTAAG TtagagttacctctagagttagACCGTATCCATAATGTGTTTCACGTCTCGATGTTGAGGCGGTATCAATCTGATTCATCTCACGTTGTCtctgttgaggagatcgaggttagaccGGACTTAATATTTGAAGAGGAGCCGGTTCAGATTTTGGATCGAGATGTTAAGATTCTAATGAGGAAGCCCATTCCATTAGTTAAGGTTCTGTGGTGGAATCATGGCATtgaggaggccacgtgggaacctgaggactcGATGCGTTAg